One Saccharopolyspora erythraea NRRL 2338 genomic region harbors:
- a CDS encoding HelD family protein, translated as MSETSVRQAEIAIEQRHVDRVYARLGELRAEAARMRDKSYEHGREATPEALYERDVMVHHANRTLQALDAEAEGLVFGRLDLADGDAVHIGRLGIRDPEFDNLLVDWRAPLASAFYQATPENPLDVVRRRVIRSSRETVVDLSDDLLDPQRAPRDMRVVGDGALMASLSRARSDSMRNIVATIQKEQDDAIRAPEGGVTEITGGPGTGKTAVALHRAAYLLYRDQRKLGGAGVLVVGPSPVFMSYISRVLPSMGEHNVELRALGEVLDGLSAGAIDDPRTAEVKGSSRMVQVLRRALRLAPPDAPDELRMFYRGVVLKLQHEDLKRIRRRLHSKGAPPNRSRMRAADALLEALWHKAKQCADERFQPDRERLITEIGERIEFHRFLVSWWPPLYPMQVLRWLSDPGRLAKASRRLLSAEEIDLLAKSWADVQEWTVADVALIDELRVLAGAPPKRRRAPQADSRELTTWAERTADQPYQRPDNYDEYSHVVVDESQDLSPMQWRMVGRRGRHASWTVVGDPVQSSWPDPAEAARARQEALSSARSHRRFTLRTNYRNSAEIFAVAADAVRDLVPADDLPNAVRTTGVEPVVREVSQWPQEVRAAAEELLEASEGTVGVITAMRRRGEVGEWLAGVGQDRLRVVGSLEAKGMEYDAVLLVDPDELAAESSTGRRALYVALSRATQRLTVLKAKA; from the coding sequence GTGTCCGAAACGTCGGTCAGGCAAGCCGAAATCGCGATCGAGCAGCGGCACGTGGACCGGGTGTACGCCCGGCTCGGCGAGCTTCGCGCCGAGGCCGCGCGGATGCGCGACAAGAGCTACGAGCACGGCAGGGAGGCCACGCCGGAGGCGCTCTACGAGCGCGACGTGATGGTGCACCACGCCAACCGCACGTTGCAGGCGCTGGACGCCGAAGCCGAGGGCCTGGTGTTCGGCAGGCTGGACCTGGCCGACGGCGACGCCGTGCACATCGGCAGGCTGGGCATCCGGGACCCGGAGTTCGACAACCTGCTGGTCGACTGGCGGGCCCCGCTGGCGTCGGCGTTCTACCAGGCCACGCCGGAGAACCCGCTCGACGTGGTCCGGCGCCGCGTGATCCGCTCCTCGCGGGAGACCGTGGTCGACCTCTCCGACGACCTGCTCGACCCGCAGCGGGCGCCGCGGGACATGCGGGTCGTCGGCGACGGCGCGCTGATGGCGTCGCTGAGCCGGGCGCGAAGCGACTCGATGCGCAACATCGTGGCCACCATCCAGAAGGAGCAGGACGACGCGATCCGGGCGCCGGAGGGCGGCGTCACCGAGATCACCGGCGGCCCCGGCACCGGCAAGACCGCGGTCGCGCTGCACCGCGCCGCCTACCTGCTCTACCGCGACCAGCGCAAGCTCGGCGGCGCCGGGGTGCTGGTCGTCGGCCCGTCGCCGGTGTTCATGTCCTACATCTCGCGGGTGCTGCCGTCGATGGGCGAGCACAACGTGGAGCTGCGCGCGCTCGGCGAGGTGCTGGACGGGCTGTCGGCCGGAGCCATCGACGACCCGCGGACCGCCGAGGTGAAGGGCTCGTCGCGGATGGTGCAGGTGCTGCGGCGCGCGTTGCGGCTGGCACCGCCGGACGCACCGGACGAGCTGCGCATGTTCTACCGCGGCGTGGTGCTGAAGCTGCAGCACGAAGACCTCAAGCGCATCCGCCGCAGGCTGCACTCCAAGGGCGCGCCGCCGAACCGCTCCCGCATGCGCGCGGCCGACGCGCTGCTGGAGGCGTTGTGGCACAAGGCCAAGCAGTGCGCCGACGAGAGATTCCAGCCCGACCGCGAGCGGCTGATCACCGAGATCGGCGAGCGCATCGAGTTCCACCGCTTCCTGGTGAGCTGGTGGCCTCCGCTCTACCCGATGCAGGTGCTGCGCTGGCTCTCCGACCCGGGCAGGCTGGCCAAGGCGTCGCGGCGGCTGCTTTCGGCCGAGGAGATCGACCTGCTGGCCAAGTCGTGGGCCGACGTGCAGGAGTGGACGGTCGCCGACGTCGCGCTGATCGACGAGCTGCGGGTGCTTGCCGGCGCGCCGCCGAAGCGGCGGCGGGCGCCGCAGGCCGACTCCCGCGAGCTGACCACGTGGGCCGAGCGCACCGCCGACCAGCCCTACCAGCGTCCGGACAACTACGACGAGTACTCCCACGTCGTCGTCGACGAGTCGCAGGACCTCTCGCCGATGCAGTGGCGGATGGTCGGCAGGCGCGGCAGGCACGCGAGCTGGACGGTCGTCGGCGACCCGGTGCAGTCGTCGTGGCCGGACCCGGCGGAGGCGGCGCGGGCCAGGCAGGAGGCGCTGAGCTCGGCGCGCAGCCACCGGCGCTTCACGCTGCGCACCAACTACCGCAACTCGGCGGAGATCTTCGCCGTCGCCGCCGACGCGGTGCGCGACCTGGTGCCCGCCGACGATCTGCCCAACGCCGTGCGCACCACCGGGGTCGAGCCGGTCGTGCGCGAGGTTTCGCAGTGGCCGCAGGAGGTTCGCGCCGCCGCGGAGGAACTGCTGGAGGCGTCGGAGGGCACCGTCGGCGTGATCACGGCGATGCGGCGGCGAGGCGAGGTCGGCGAATGGCTCGCCGGGGTCGGCCAAGACCGGCTGCGCGTCGTGGGCAGCCTGGAGGCCAAGGGCATGGAGTACGACGCGGTGCTGCTCGTCGACCCGGACGAGCTGGCCGCCGAGTCCTCCACCGGTCGCCGCGCCCTCTACGTGGCGCTGAGCCGCGCGACCCAGCGCCTGACGGTGCTCAAGGCGAAGGCGTAA